From a region of the Candidatus Nanopelagicales bacterium genome:
- a CDS encoding DNA-directed RNA polymerase subunit beta': MLDVNFFDELRIGLATAENIRNWSHGEVKKPETINYRTLKPEKDGLFCEKIFGPTRDWECYCGKYKRVRFKGIICERCGVEVTRAKVRRERMGHIELAAPVTHIWYFKGVPSRLGYLLDLAPKDLEKVIYFAAYMITEVDEEARHRDLPSLEAKIEVEKKQVADKRDEDINKRQIKLEEDLGVLEAEGAKADAKRKVREPAEREMNGMRRRAEAKLTALDDVFNRFRTLKVQDLEGNEMLYREMRDRYGRYFKGGMGAAAIQRRLETFDLDAESEKLKEIVATGKGQKKTRALKRLKVVNAFLSTTNSPMGMVLDCVPVIPPDLRPMVQLDGGRFATSDLNDLYRRVINRNNRLKRLLDLGAPEIIVNNEKRMLQEAVDALFDNGRRGRPVTGPGNRPLKSLSDMLKGKQGRFRQNLLGKRVDYSGRSVIVVGPQLKLHQCGLPKQMALELFKPFVMKRLVDLNHAQNIKSAKRMVERSRPVVWDVLEEVIAEHPVLLNRAPTLHRLGIQAFEPQLIEGKAIQIHPLVCTAFNADFDGDQMAVHLPLSAEAQAEARILMLSANNILSPANGRPITTPTQDMVLGIYFLTGQEEGLAGEGRAFSSVAEALMAADAGQLSLRSPIRLRLTGDSTPPAGYDAPAGWEPGKAFLLETTLGRALFNDAMPAGYPFVNYEVDKKKLGALVNDLAEKEPKVQVAATLDALKELGFHWATRSGVTISISDVVTPPIKAKLLLEADARDEKVQKKYERGLITEVERRQDLIDIWTRATDEVAAAMNENFPKTNPVFMMVDSGARGNMMQVRQIAGMRGLVANPKGEIIPRPIKSNFREGLSVLEYFISTHGARKGLADTALRTADSGYLTRRLVDVSQDVIVREEDCGTDRGLPAIIGVKDADGTVRVIDNVDTSAASRLMAEDIEVDGTVIASRSDELTLALIDTLVAAGIESVKARSVLVCESKVGACQACYGRSLATGKLVDIGEAIGIVAAQSIGEPGTQLTMRTFHTGGVAGDDITHGLPRVVELFEARTPKGVAPITEFAGTVTIDDSDKTRKVIVTPDGDGEEMAYPVSKRSRLLVEDGGRVDVGDKLIVGAEDPKQVLRILGPRAVQLHLVDQVQQVYRSQGVSIHDKHIEVIVRQMLKRITIIDSGDANFLTGELVESAIFQDRNRRVLQEGGKPASGRPELMGITKASLATESWLSAASFQETTRVLTDAAIHAKSDPLLGLKENVIIGKLIPAGTGLSRYRNVKVEPTEEAKQAMYAQLTAYDDLDYGSFGPAQGPAVPLEEFDFGGSDYR; the protein is encoded by the coding sequence ATGCTTGACGTGAACTTCTTCGACGAGCTTCGCATCGGCTTGGCCACGGCGGAAAACATCCGCAATTGGTCACATGGTGAGGTTAAGAAGCCAGAGACGATCAACTATCGAACCCTCAAGCCGGAAAAGGATGGCTTGTTCTGCGAGAAGATCTTCGGACCGACTCGCGACTGGGAGTGCTACTGCGGCAAGTACAAGCGCGTGCGCTTCAAGGGCATCATCTGTGAGCGCTGTGGCGTTGAGGTCACCCGTGCCAAGGTGCGACGTGAGCGGATGGGCCACATTGAGCTCGCTGCGCCCGTCACCCACATTTGGTACTTCAAGGGTGTTCCGAGCCGACTCGGCTACTTGCTCGACCTGGCACCGAAGGACCTCGAGAAGGTCATCTACTTCGCTGCCTACATGATCACCGAGGTCGACGAGGAGGCTCGTCATCGCGACCTGCCAAGCCTCGAGGCCAAGATTGAGGTCGAGAAGAAGCAGGTCGCCGACAAGCGCGATGAGGACATCAACAAGCGGCAGATCAAGCTGGAAGAGGATCTCGGTGTACTCGAGGCCGAGGGCGCCAAGGCCGACGCCAAGCGCAAGGTCAGAGAGCCCGCCGAGCGCGAGATGAACGGCATGCGCCGTCGCGCCGAAGCCAAGCTGACCGCCCTCGATGACGTCTTCAACCGTTTCCGCACGCTCAAGGTCCAGGACCTTGAGGGCAACGAGATGCTCTACCGCGAGATGCGCGATCGCTACGGTCGCTACTTCAAGGGTGGGATGGGCGCAGCCGCGATCCAGCGACGCCTGGAAACCTTCGACCTCGATGCTGAGTCCGAAAAGCTCAAGGAGATCGTCGCTACCGGTAAGGGTCAGAAGAAGACCCGGGCGCTCAAGCGCCTCAAGGTCGTCAACGCCTTCCTGTCCACGACCAACTCGCCGATGGGCATGGTGCTCGATTGCGTGCCGGTCATTCCGCCGGACTTGCGCCCGATGGTGCAACTCGACGGTGGACGGTTCGCAACCTCGGATCTCAACGACCTTTACCGTCGGGTGATCAACCGGAACAACCGCCTCAAGCGACTGCTCGACCTGGGTGCGCCGGAGATCATCGTCAACAACGAGAAGCGGATGCTGCAAGAAGCAGTGGATGCCTTGTTCGACAACGGTCGCCGTGGTCGGCCCGTTACCGGACCGGGCAACCGCCCGCTCAAGTCGCTATCCGACATGCTCAAGGGCAAGCAGGGACGTTTCCGTCAGAACCTGCTCGGCAAGCGCGTTGACTACTCGGGTCGTTCGGTCATCGTCGTCGGGCCGCAGCTCAAGTTGCATCAATGTGGACTGCCCAAGCAGATGGCGTTGGAACTGTTCAAGCCCTTCGTCATGAAGCGCTTGGTCGACCTCAACCACGCGCAGAACATCAAGAGCGCCAAGCGGATGGTCGAGCGTTCGCGCCCGGTCGTCTGGGATGTCCTGGAAGAGGTCATCGCCGAGCACCCGGTACTGCTTAACCGCGCACCGACACTGCACCGGCTTGGCATTCAGGCGTTCGAGCCACAACTGATCGAAGGCAAGGCCATTCAGATTCACCCACTCGTCTGCACCGCATTCAACGCGGACTTCGACGGTGACCAGATGGCCGTCCACTTGCCGCTGTCGGCTGAAGCGCAGGCCGAGGCCCGCATCCTGATGCTGTCGGCAAACAACATCCTGTCGCCAGCCAACGGTCGTCCCATCACCACGCCGACCCAGGACATGGTGCTCGGCATCTACTTCCTGACGGGTCAGGAAGAGGGCTTGGCCGGCGAAGGTCGGGCGTTCTCCTCGGTTGCCGAGGCATTGATGGCTGCCGATGCAGGTCAACTGTCGCTGCGGTCGCCCATCAGGTTGCGACTCACCGGCGACTCGACTCCGCCAGCTGGTTACGACGCACCAGCGGGCTGGGAGCCGGGCAAGGCGTTCCTGCTGGAGACCACGCTTGGTCGCGCGCTGTTCAACGACGCGATGCCTGCTGGGTACCCGTTCGTGAACTACGAGGTGGACAAGAAGAAGCTCGGCGCTCTGGTGAACGACTTGGCGGAGAAAGAGCCCAAGGTTCAGGTTGCCGCCACGCTGGATGCGCTCAAGGAGCTCGGATTCCACTGGGCCACCCGCTCGGGTGTGACGATCTCGATCTCCGACGTGGTGACTCCGCCGATCAAGGCGAAGTTGCTGCTGGAGGCCGATGCGCGTGACGAGAAGGTTCAGAAGAAGTACGAGCGCGGTCTCATCACTGAGGTCGAGCGACGTCAGGACCTGATCGACATCTGGACCCGTGCCACCGACGAGGTTGCCGCCGCGATGAACGAGAACTTCCCGAAGACCAACCCGGTCTTCATGATGGTGGATTCCGGTGCTCGCGGAAACATGATGCAGGTGCGTCAGATTGCCGGTATGCGCGGTCTGGTGGCCAACCCGAAGGGCGAGATCATCCCCCGTCCGATCAAGTCCAACTTCCGTGAAGGTCTGTCCGTGCTGGAGTACTTCATCTCCACTCACGGCGCGCGTAAGGGCCTGGCGGATACTGCGCTGCGAACGGCAGACTCCGGGTACCTCACCCGTCGTCTGGTCGACGTCTCGCAGGACGTGATCGTGCGCGAGGAGGACTGCGGAACCGATCGTGGCCTGCCCGCCATCATCGGTGTCAAAGACGCCGATGGCACGGTTCGAGTCATCGACAACGTCGACACTTCGGCGGCCTCGCGCCTGATGGCAGAGGACATCGAGGTTGATGGCACCGTCATCGCCTCTCGTAGCGACGAGCTCACGCTCGCGCTGATCGACACTCTGGTGGCGGCTGGAATCGAGTCTGTGAAGGCTCGTTCGGTGCTGGTCTGCGAGAGCAAGGTCGGTGCTTGCCAGGCTTGCTACGGCCGTTCATTGGCGACGGGCAAGCTTGTCGACATCGGCGAGGCAATCGGCATCGTCGCCGCGCAGTCGATCGGTGAGCCGGGCACGCAGTTGACTATGCGTACGTTCCACACCGGAGGCGTCGCAGGCGACGACATCACCCACGGTCTGCCTCGCGTGGTTGAACTCTTCGAGGCGCGCACCCCCAAGGGTGTCGCTCCGATCACCGAGTTCGCCGGCACGGTCACGATCGATGACTCCGACAAGACCCGCAAGGTCATCGTCACCCCCGACGGCGACGGCGAAGAGATGGCTTACCCCGTCTCCAAGCGTTCGCGCCTGCTGGTGGAAGACGGCGGCCGGGTGGACGTGGGCGACAAGCTCATCGTCGGTGCTGAGGATCCCAAGCAGGTTCTGCGGATTCTCGGTCCCCGCGCGGTTCAACTTCACTTGGTTGATCAGGTGCAGCAGGTGTATCGCTCGCAGGGCGTGTCGATCCACGACAAGCACATCGAGGTCATCGTTCGCCAGATGCTCAAGCGCATCACGATCATCGATTCCGGGGATGCGAACTTCCTCACCGGTGAACTCGTCGAGTCGGCGATCTTCCAGGATCGCAACCGGCGGGTGCTCCAAGAGGGCGGCAAGCCTGCCTCGGGTCGGCCGGAGCTCATGGGTATCACCAAGGCGTCTCTGGCAACCGAGTCGTGGCTGTCCGCGGCTTCGTTCCAGGAGACGACCCGCGTGCTCACCGATGCCGCCATCCACGCCAAGAGCGATCCACTGCTCGGGCTCAAGGAGAACGTGATCATCGGCAAGCTGATCCCAGCGGGCACCGGCCTGAGCCGTTACCGCAACGTCAAGGTCGAGCCCACCGAGGAAGCCAAGCAGGCGATGTACGCGCAGTTGACGGCGTACGACGACCTGGACTACGGCTCCTTCGGTCCTGCCCAGGGCCCAGCTGTTCCGCTGGAGGAGTTCGATTTCGGTGGTTCCGACTACCGCTAG
- the rpsL gene encoding 30S ribosomal protein S12, with protein MPTIQQLVRKGRQDKVSKNKTPALKGSPQRRGVCTRVYTTTPKKPNSALRKVARVRLSSGIEVTAYIPGVGHNLQEHSIVLVRGGRVKDLPGVRYKVVRGALDTQGVKNRKQARSRYGAKKEKG; from the coding sequence GTGCCCACGATCCAACAGTTGGTCCGCAAGGGCCGGCAGGACAAGGTCTCGAAGAACAAGACCCCTGCGCTTAAGGGAAGCCCCCAGCGACGTGGGGTCTGCACGCGCGTGTACACAACCACGCCCAAGAAGCCGAACTCGGCACTGCGCAAGGTCGCTCGTGTGCGCCTTAGCAGCGGCATCGAGGTCACGGCATACATCCCGGGCGTCGGACACAACCTGCAGGAGCACTCGATCGTTCTCGTGCGCGGTGGTCGCGTCAAGGACCTCCCCGGCGTTCGGTACAAGGTTGTTCGCGGTGCCCTCGACACCCAGGGCGTCAAGAATCGCAAGCAGGCTCGCAGCCGCTACGGAGCAAAGAAGGAGAAGGGCTGA
- a CDS encoding amidohydrolase — MADQVETSDDRHLTVYLAKKILTMEKDLPEATAVGVIDGRIAGVGSLDDLKPWMDQYPHTVDRSLADKFLMPGFIDPHVHPFIPAVLTQMPFIAPDTWHLPTGDFPGVIGHDEYVAKVRELLSAHDASQVPFFTWGFHEMFHGRVDREVIDEEISRDQPVFIWHRSFHDIITNSAGLKLLGMTSSDDIPELARDGVDLATGKFSESGLSAIFPKIQPYFFSAERLTAGFGAFAQMVHRGGVTMVADMGTGIMAPMGVEAAAIRMAFERDGVPFRTQLTPIETSFASEGQTPDQALSAVREEIDKGGYRVFMAEHFKLMVDGAFFSQGFQLCEPGYVDGHEGAWVLPPETTTSFAQAFWKAGFTLHAHCNGDGGAQYTLGLLNQLLDDHPRFDHRFAFEHFGYSTEEQNRRLADLGAVVSGQPWYIHMLGDKYAESGMGVDRAHQMCRFGSIVDKGVPLALHSDCTMAPLEPLRLAWAAGTRQTVGGNVIGESQRLSLDAALRAITIEAAWVLRAEDSVGTIRTGKRADFVVLEADPYEVGLEGLPDIEIWGTVFAGELTPIQR, encoded by the coding sequence ATGGCGGATCAAGTTGAAACCAGCGACGATAGGCACCTGACGGTCTACCTCGCAAAGAAGATCCTGACAATGGAAAAGGATCTTCCCGAAGCAACTGCGGTCGGGGTCATCGACGGGCGAATCGCGGGAGTCGGTTCGCTCGACGACCTCAAGCCGTGGATGGATCAGTACCCGCACACCGTCGACCGCAGCCTTGCCGACAAGTTCCTCATGCCAGGCTTCATCGATCCCCACGTGCACCCATTCATCCCGGCCGTGCTCACGCAGATGCCGTTCATCGCACCCGACACCTGGCACCTACCAACGGGTGACTTCCCTGGCGTGATCGGTCACGACGAGTACGTCGCGAAGGTTCGCGAACTCCTGAGCGCACACGACGCGTCACAGGTGCCCTTCTTCACGTGGGGCTTTCACGAGATGTTCCATGGTCGGGTGGACCGCGAGGTCATCGATGAGGAGATCTCACGCGACCAACCTGTTTTCATCTGGCACCGCTCCTTCCACGACATCATCACCAACTCAGCGGGACTCAAGCTCTTGGGAATGACGTCCAGCGATGACATCCCCGAACTCGCCCGCGACGGTGTCGACCTGGCGACCGGCAAGTTCTCCGAAAGCGGGCTGTCGGCGATCTTTCCCAAAATCCAGCCCTACTTCTTCAGCGCGGAGCGGCTTACCGCCGGGTTCGGTGCCTTCGCCCAGATGGTGCATCGTGGTGGCGTCACGATGGTCGCGGACATGGGGACCGGAATCATGGCACCGATGGGTGTGGAGGCAGCCGCGATCAGGATGGCCTTCGAGCGCGACGGTGTGCCATTCCGCACCCAACTGACCCCAATAGAGACGAGCTTCGCCAGCGAAGGTCAAACTCCGGATCAGGCGCTGAGCGCCGTCCGCGAGGAGATCGACAAAGGCGGCTACCGCGTCTTCATGGCCGAGCACTTCAAACTCATGGTCGACGGTGCGTTCTTCAGTCAGGGCTTCCAGTTGTGCGAGCCGGGTTATGTCGATGGTCACGAGGGGGCGTGGGTACTGCCGCCAGAGACAACGACGAGCTTCGCGCAGGCATTCTGGAAGGCCGGATTCACTTTGCACGCGCACTGCAACGGCGATGGCGGCGCCCAGTACACCCTGGGGCTGCTCAATCAACTCCTCGACGACCACCCGCGGTTTGATCACCGGTTCGCCTTCGAGCACTTCGGCTATTCGACCGAGGAGCAAAATCGTCGGCTGGCGGATCTCGGCGCCGTCGTCTCCGGTCAGCCCTGGTACATCCACATGCTCGGCGACAAGTACGCGGAGTCCGGCATGGGCGTCGACCGCGCCCACCAGATGTGTCGTTTCGGCTCAATCGTCGACAAGGGAGTCCCACTGGCGCTGCATTCCGATTGCACGATGGCGCCGTTGGAACCACTGCGGCTGGCGTGGGCAGCAGGTACGCGTCAGACGGTTGGGGGAAACGTCATCGGCGAATCGCAGCGGTTGAGCCTCGATGCGGCACTGCGAGCCATCACCATCGAAGCCGCCTGGGTACTGCGAGCCGAGGATTCGGTCGGCACGATTCGCACCGGAAAGCGCGCTGACTTTGTGGTGCTCGAGGCCGACCCGTATGAGGTAGGCCTCGAGGGCCTGCCAGACATCGAGATTTGGGGAACCGTCTTCGCTGGCGAACTGACGCCGATCCAGCGCTAA
- the rpsG gene encoding 30S ribosomal protein S7 has translation MPRKGPAPKRPIIVDPVYASPLVTQLVNKVLLDGKKSTAEDIVYGALEGCREKTGTDPVLTLKRALDNIKPTLEVRSRRVGGATYQVPVEVKPARSTTLSLRWLIGYSRARREKTMTERLMNEILDASNGLGASVKKREDTHKMAEANKAFAHYRW, from the coding sequence ATGCCTCGCAAAGGCCCCGCACCCAAGCGCCCGATCATTGTCGATCCGGTCTACGCATCCCCGCTGGTTACCCAGCTGGTGAACAAGGTTCTGCTCGACGGCAAGAAGTCGACCGCTGAAGACATCGTTTACGGCGCACTCGAAGGCTGCCGCGAGAAGACCGGCACCGACCCGGTCCTCACCCTCAAGCGCGCGCTGGACAACATCAAGCCAACCCTTGAGGTTCGCAGCCGTCGCGTTGGTGGCGCCACCTACCAGGTGCCCGTTGAGGTCAAGCCAGCCCGCAGCACCACGCTGTCACTTCGCTGGTTGATCGGTTACTCCCGCGCCCGTCGCGAGAAGACGATGACCGAGCGACTGATGAACGAGATTCTGGATGCCAGCAACGGTTTAGGTGCCAGCGTCAAGAAGCGCGAAGACACCCACAAGATGGCCGAAGCCAACAAGGCGTTCGCCCACTACCGCTGGTAA
- the rpoB gene encoding DNA-directed RNA polymerase subunit beta produces the protein MSLAALRTPVSPAPPISPRVTFAKIREPLEVPDLLALQTASFDTLLGNESWQARVQAAVDRGDLDIPKKSGLEEIFEEISPIEDFNGTMSLSFRDHRFEPPKYTVEQCRDKDFTYSAPLFVTAEFMNNETGEIKSQTVFMGDFPLMTDKGTFIINGTERVVVSQLVRSPGVYFESNLDKVSDKDIFTAKVIPSRGAWLEFEVDKKDMVAVRVDRKRKQPVTVLLKALGMTTEEIVERFGQYESMRATMEKDSIEGEDAALLDIYRKLRPGEPPTVDAARTLLNNYYFNPKRYDLAKVGRYKINKKLGQDAELGENVLSVEDIVAAIEYIVRLHAGETEMEAPRGTVRVETDDIDHFGNRRLRTVGELIQNQIRTGLSRMERVVRERMTTQDVEAITPQTLINIRPVVASLKEFFGTSQLSQFMDQTNPLAGLTHKRRMSALGPGGLSRERAGFEVRDVHPSHYGRMCPIETPEGPNIGLIGSLSTFARVNPFGFVETPYRKVTDGRVTDKIDYLTADEEDLHVIAQANAPIENDGTFKEERVLVRRKGGEVDYIHPQDVDYMDVSPRQMVSVATAMIPFLEHDDANRALMGSNMQRQSVPLIRSDAPYVGTGMEYRAAVDAGDVIVAQQGGRVTEVSADTIDVRNEDGTDQTYRVRKFRRSNQGTCFNQRPLVNEGQNIVSGQVIADGPCTDGADMALGTNLLVAFMPWEGHNYEDAIILSQRLVQDDVLSSIHIEEHEVDARDTKLGPEEITRDIPNVSEEVLGDLDDRGIIRIGAEVTTGDILVGKVTPKGETELTPEERLLRAIFGEKSREVRDTSLKVPHGEAGVVIGVRVFDRDEGDELPPGVNRLVRVHVAQKRKINVGDKLAGRHGNKGVISKVLPVEDMPFLADGTPVDVVLNPLGVPGRMNVGQVLETHLGWVASQGWQVEGNPDWAAGLSEEARSAPKGTRVATPVFDGAREEEITGLLGSTPKTSDGLTLVGGDGKANLMDGRSGEPFPAPVSVGYLYVLKLHHLVDDKIHARSTGPYSMITQQPLGGKAQFGGQRFGEMEVWALEAYGASYALQELLTIKSDDVLGRVKVYEAIVKGENIPEPGIPESFKVLIKEMQSLCLNVEVLASDGQAIELKDSDDDVFRAAEELGIDLSRREPSSVEEV, from the coding sequence TGCGCACTCCCGTTAGTCCTGCACCACCCATCTCACCTCGTGTGACCTTCGCAAAGATTCGTGAGCCCCTTGAGGTTCCTGATCTGCTGGCGTTGCAAACCGCGTCGTTCGACACCTTGTTAGGCAATGAGTCGTGGCAAGCGCGCGTCCAGGCCGCAGTCGATCGCGGTGATCTCGACATCCCCAAGAAGTCCGGTCTTGAGGAGATCTTCGAAGAGATCAGCCCCATCGAGGACTTCAACGGCACCATGTCGTTGTCATTCCGCGATCATCGCTTCGAGCCACCCAAGTACACGGTCGAGCAGTGCCGTGACAAGGACTTCACCTACTCGGCGCCGCTGTTCGTGACCGCCGAGTTCATGAACAACGAGACTGGCGAGATCAAGTCCCAGACCGTATTCATGGGTGATTTCCCGCTCATGACCGACAAGGGAACCTTCATCATCAACGGCACCGAGCGCGTCGTTGTTTCCCAGCTTGTTCGCTCACCGGGCGTGTACTTCGAGTCGAACCTGGACAAGGTTTCCGACAAAGACATCTTCACCGCCAAGGTGATTCCGAGCCGCGGCGCATGGCTTGAGTTCGAGGTTGACAAGAAGGACATGGTTGCTGTCCGCGTCGACCGGAAGCGCAAGCAACCGGTCACCGTGTTGCTGAAGGCCCTCGGTATGACCACTGAGGAGATCGTCGAGCGCTTCGGCCAGTACGAGTCGATGCGCGCCACGATGGAGAAGGACAGCATCGAAGGCGAAGACGCTGCGTTGCTCGACATCTATCGCAAGCTGCGTCCAGGCGAACCGCCTACGGTCGACGCCGCGCGCACGCTGTTGAACAACTACTACTTCAACCCGAAGCGCTACGACCTCGCCAAGGTTGGTCGCTACAAGATCAACAAGAAGCTCGGTCAAGATGCCGAGCTCGGCGAGAACGTGCTCTCCGTGGAAGACATTGTTGCCGCGATCGAGTACATCGTTCGCTTGCACGCTGGTGAGACCGAGATGGAAGCACCTCGGGGCACTGTGCGCGTCGAGACCGACGACATCGACCACTTCGGCAACCGTCGCCTGCGTACCGTTGGTGAACTCATCCAGAATCAGATCCGCACGGGTCTTTCCCGGATGGAGCGCGTTGTTCGCGAGCGGATGACGACTCAGGACGTTGAGGCCATCACGCCGCAGACCCTGATCAACATTCGCCCCGTCGTCGCGTCGTTGAAGGAGTTCTTCGGAACCTCTCAGCTGTCGCAGTTCATGGACCAGACCAACCCACTGGCAGGACTGACGCACAAGCGTCGTATGTCCGCGCTCGGCCCGGGTGGACTCTCCCGGGAGCGGGCTGGCTTCGAGGTGCGCGACGTGCACCCGTCGCACTACGGCCGCATGTGCCCGATCGAAACCCCGGAAGGCCCGAACATTGGCCTGATCGGTTCGCTGTCGACGTTCGCACGGGTCAACCCGTTCGGCTTCGTCGAGACGCCCTACCGAAAGGTGACCGATGGTCGGGTCACGGACAAGATTGACTACCTGACCGCTGATGAGGAAGACCTCCACGTCATCGCCCAGGCGAATGCCCCGATCGAGAATGACGGCACCTTCAAGGAAGAGCGTGTGCTTGTCCGTCGTAAGGGTGGCGAGGTCGACTACATCCACCCGCAGGACGTGGACTACATGGATGTTTCGCCCCGCCAGATGGTGTCGGTCGCAACGGCCATGATCCCGTTCCTGGAGCACGACGACGCCAACCGTGCGCTCATGGGCTCCAACATGCAGCGCCAGTCGGTGCCGTTGATCCGATCCGATGCGCCATATGTCGGAACCGGCATGGAGTACCGCGCAGCGGTCGATGCCGGCGACGTCATCGTTGCCCAGCAAGGTGGCCGCGTGACGGAGGTGAGCGCCGACACGATCGACGTTCGCAACGAGGATGGAACGGACCAGACCTACCGGGTTCGCAAGTTCCGACGTTCCAACCAGGGCACCTGCTTCAACCAGCGTCCGTTGGTCAACGAGGGTCAGAACATCGTTTCCGGCCAGGTCATCGCCGACGGTCCGTGTACCGACGGTGCCGACATGGCACTCGGCACGAACCTGCTCGTGGCATTCATGCCGTGGGAGGGCCACAACTACGAAGACGCCATCATCTTGAGCCAGCGTTTGGTGCAAGATGACGTGCTCTCCTCCATTCACATCGAGGAGCACGAGGTTGATGCCCGCGACACCAAGCTCGGACCCGAGGAAATCACTCGGGACATCCCGAACGTGTCCGAAGAGGTGCTCGGGGATCTCGACGACCGCGGCATCATCCGCATTGGCGCCGAAGTCACCACCGGCGACATCCTGGTCGGCAAGGTCACGCCCAAGGGCGAGACTGAACTGACTCCGGAGGAGCGTCTGTTGCGCGCGATCTTCGGCGAGAAGTCACGCGAAGTTCGTGACACCTCGCTCAAGGTTCCCCACGGCGAGGCTGGCGTCGTGATCGGCGTCCGGGTCTTCGATCGGGACGAGGGCGATGAGTTGCCACCTGGCGTCAACCGCCTGGTGCGCGTTCACGTTGCCCAGAAGCGCAAGATCAACGTGGGAGACAAGCTCGCTGGTCGTCACGGGAACAAGGGCGTCATCTCGAAGGTGCTGCCGGTGGAGGACATGCCATTCCTCGCCGACGGCACGCCGGTCGATGTTGTCCTCAACCCACTCGGCGTTCCCGGCCGGATGAACGTCGGTCAGGTACTCGAGACCCACCTCGGCTGGGTCGCCAGCCAAGGCTGGCAGGTCGAGGGCAACCCCGACTGGGCAGCCGGATTGAGTGAGGAAGCGCGCTCGGCGCCCAAGGGCACCCGGGTAGCGACTCCGGTGTTCGACGGTGCCCGCGAGGAGGAGATCACTGGTCTGCTGGGGTCAACCCCCAAGACCTCCGATGGTCTGACCCTCGTTGGCGGAGACGGCAAAGCGAACCTGATGGACGGTCGCTCCGGCGAGCCGTTCCCAGCGCCGGTCTCGGTCGGATACCTCTACGTGCTCAAGTTGCACCACTTGGTCGACGACAAGATCCACGCACGGTCGACCGGCCCGTACTCGATGATCACCCAGCAGCCGTTGGGTGGTAAGGCGCAGTTCGGTGGACAGCGCTTCGGTGAGATGGAGGTGTGGGCACTTGAGGCCTATGGCGCCTCCTACGCGCTGCAGGAACTGCTCACCATCAAGTCCGATGACGTGCTCGGCCGCGTGAAGGTATACGAGGCGATCGTCAAGGGCGAGAACATCCCTGAACCCGGTATTCCGGAGTCCTTCAAGGTGTTGATCAAAGAAATGCAGTCGTTGTGTCTGAACGTCGAGGTGTTGGCCAGTGACGGCCAAGCCATCGAGTTGAAGGACTCTGACGATGACGTCTTCCGAGCGGCAGAAGAACTGGGCATTGACCTGTCCCGCCGCGAGCCCAGCAGTGTTGAGGAGGTCTGA
- a CDS encoding DUF4190 domain-containing protein: MSDQQPPQPPPPDSDGGDSGQPPVPPMPPAGPPQQPQPPQYGQPPQQPPTQPQQPPTYGQQPGGFQPPPPVGGAPAPQGSYAYNPGYGGGVPQVPMPQTNNNAIVGFVLALVAWFVCPIVAAIVALVFASKGGKEIAASNGWQTGAGFVTAAKIIAWINIVVFILLGIVYAIIIIVVIANPDVVPTPTSSFSFPTA; the protein is encoded by the coding sequence GTGTCCGATCAGCAACCACCGCAACCGCCGCCGCCCGATTCAGACGGCGGTGACTCCGGTCAGCCACCCGTCCCGCCAATGCCGCCAGCAGGGCCACCCCAGCAGCCGCAGCCGCCGCAGTACGGGCAACCGCCACAGCAGCCCCCGACGCAGCCGCAGCAACCACCGACATACGGCCAGCAACCTGGCGGGTTCCAGCCGCCGCCACCTGTGGGTGGCGCGCCCGCGCCACAGGGCAGCTATGCCTACAACCCCGGATACGGCGGGGGAGTGCCGCAGGTGCCGATGCCGCAGACGAACAACAACGCCATTGTTGGGTTTGTGCTTGCCCTGGTGGCATGGTTCGTTTGCCCAATCGTCGCTGCGATCGTCGCCTTGGTGTTCGCCAGCAAGGGTGGCAAAGAGATCGCGGCCAGCAACGGGTGGCAGACCGGCGCTGGCTTTGTCACCGCCGCGAAGATCATTGCTTGGATCAACATCGTGGTGTTCATCCTGTTGGGCATCGTCTACGCGATCATCATCATTGTTGTGATCGCCAATCCTGACGTTGTCCCGACGCCGACATCGTCGTTCTCCTTCCCGACCGCCTAG